The genomic interval TGCCGCGGATCGATCTGTCGATGAAGCAGTCGTGCGACCTGGAGATGATCGGTGTGGGGGCGTTCAGCCCTCTGACCGGGTTCATGGGGGAGGCGGACTTCACGAGCGTGTGCCGCGACATGCGTCTGGCGTCGGGCGATGTGTGGCCGATCCCGATTTTGCTGTCGGTGGACAAGTCGAAGGCGCCGGCGGCGGGTTCGCGCGTCGCGCTGTACGCGCCCAACGGGGTGCTGCAGGGCGTGATGACGGTGACCGAGGTGTACGCGCACGACAAGAAACTCGAGATCCCCAATGTCTTCCGCACCGACGACGACGCGCACCCGGGCGTGGCGCAGGTGAAGAAGGAGGGCGATGTGTGCCTTGGCGGCCCTGTCGAGGTCGTCGAGGTGTGCGTTGATCCGAAGGGCCCCGAGGCGTTCCTGGATCACCGGCTGACGCCTCACCAGACGCGCGAGCAGTTCGCGAAGCGCGGGTGGAAGACGGTGGCGGCGTTCCAGACGCGCAACCCGATCCACCGGGCGCACGAGTACCTGTGCAAGGTCGCGCAGGAGATCTGCGACGGTCTGCTGATCCACCCGCTCGTGGGCGAGACCAAAGAGGGCGACATCCCGGCGAATGTGCGCATGGAGTGCTACCAGGTGCTGATCGAGAAGTACTTCGTGCCCGAGCGCACGATGCTCTCGGTGATGCCGGCGGCGATGCGGTACGCGGGCCCTCGCGAGGCGATTTTGCACGCGATCGTTCGCAAGAACTACGGGTGCACGCACTTCATCGTCGGTCGCGACCACGCGGGCGTTGGGAACTATTACGGCACCTACGACGCGCAGCAGATCTTCGACACGGTGAACATGGACAACCTGAAGATCATCCCGCTCAAGTTCGAGCACTCGGCGTACAGCAAGCTGGCGCAGGGGATGGTCACCAGCAAGTCGTTCCCGAAGATCGAGGGCGACCAGGTGTTCCTGTCGGGCACGAAGGTGCGCGACATGCTGGCGGCGGGTCAGCGTCCCCCGGTCGAGTTCTCTCGCCCCGAGGTGGCGGATGTGCTGATCCGCTGGGCGACGGGGAAGAACTGATCGGGTCGGCGTTCAGGCCGGCAGGAAAGTGATATTGAGCGTGTCGCCGCGCTGATGCCGTGTTTCGGCGCGGTAGCCGCGCGCGAGGATTTCGCGTTCGAGGTCGGCGGCGGACTCTCCCTGGGATTCGAGCGTGGAGAGGTGGAACTCGACGTCGAGGCGTCGGATGGCGCGTTGCTGGATCCAGGGCATGAGGCCCCGGATGACGCCGGCTTCTGCGCCCTCGACATCGCACTTGACGACGGTGGGGGGCGCGAGAGCGCGTTCGCGCGCGTAGTCGGCGGGGGTGCACACCCGGACGGTGACGGTGGACTGTTTGGACTCGGGGCTGTTGGCGTGGCCCTTGACGAGGGAGTTGGTGCCGGAGCCGAGCTCGCCTGCGACGATGAAGTCGAAGGAGCCCTCGGAGTCGGAGAGGGCGACCTCGTGGACGGAGGCGTTGGCGAGTTTGTTGCGCGCGATGTTCTCGCGGATGCGAGAGGCGGTTCTGGGCTCGGGCTCGAAGGCGTGGACCTGAGCGTCGGGGTGGAGGGCGGCTGCGGCGCAGGTGAACATGCCGATGTTGGCGCCGATGTCCCAGAAGACATCGCCGGCGCGAAGGAAGCGGGTGACGGACTCGATGTGGGCCTGCTCTCCGACGGCGTTGACGACGCGGATGGCTTCGCGCCTGGTGGAGACGAGGAACTCGACGGGCTTGTCGTCGATGAGGACGGTGTGCGAGCCCTTCGCGATGACCTCGTCGAGGTGTCGGTGTCGGAGGGAGGCGCGGAGTCGGGAGATCCCGAGCGTGCGCGCGAGGCGTGTGATGAGCGGGTGGCGTCGGGTGGCGGTTGCGTGCATGGAGTCGCCGTGGCTGGAGGTCGGGTCTGGTCGACAGGATACCGTGCGGGTCGTGGTTTCCGAAGCAAATGATGGTGAAATCGAGGGTTGGGGGAGGGCGCGGCTGTTTGGGATGAAGTAGGATGTGGCATGCGAGTCGTGCACTACCTTGATCGGATCCGTCTGGAGCTGGGGGGCGTGGTTCGGGCCGTGCTGGACCTTGCGGCGGCGACGGCGCGTGCCGGGGACGATGTGACGGTGCTGACCCACGACGGGAGCGACGTGCCGGGGGAGTGGCGTGGTGGGGGTCCGGGCGTGCCGCGGGTCGTGACGGTGGCGTCGCCGGCGTTGCCGGGCGGGTGGTTCGCGCCGTGGCAGATGGGTGCGGTTCGGTCGGCGCTGCGCGGGGCGGACGCGGCGCACGTGCACGCGATGTGGACGCCGAGCAACACGCAGGTGGCGGGCGCGGCGCGCCGTGAGGGTGTTGGATATGTGCTGACGCCGCACGGGATGCTGGACGACTGGTCGATGTCGCAGCGTCGCGCGAAGAAGAAGGTGTACCTGGCGCTGGGTGGTCGAGGGATGCTGGAGCGTGCCGGGGCGGTGCACTGCACGGCGAGCGCCGAGGCGACGCAGGCGCGAGCGTGGTTTCGGAACCCTCGGGTGGAGGTGGCGCCGGTGCTGTTTGATCTGGGGCCGTATCGCGAGCTTCCCGGGGTGGGTGCGAGCGCGCGCGCGTTTCCCTTTCTGGAGACGGGGAGGCCGGTGCTGGTGTTCCTGAGCCGGCTGCACGAGAAGAAGCGTCCCGACCTGCTGCTGGACGCGGCGGGCCTGCTGCGCGAGGGGGGCGTGAGTGTGGAGGTGGCGATCGCCGGGACGGGCGATGCGGCGCTGGAAGAATCGCTGCGCGCACAGATCAAGCGGCTGGGGCTTGAGGGGAGCGCGCACCTGCTGGGGATGGTGAAGGGTGTCGAGAAGGTTTCGCTGCTGGAGCGTGGGGATGTGTTCGTGCTGCCCACGAGTCAGGAGAACTTCGGGATCGCGATCGTGGAAGCGATGGCGTGCGGGACCCCGGTGATCACGACGAAGGGCGTGGACATCTGGCCCGAGCTGGAGGGCAGCGGCGGGGCGGTGATCGTGGACCGCGTGGACGCGCCGACGCTGGCGCGCGAGGTGCGTGCGCTGCTGGAAGACGGCGCGCGGCGCGCGTCGATGGGGGCGCGTGCGCGCGAGTGGGCGCTGCGCGAGCTGGACGAGGGCGCGGTGGTGGAGCGTTACCGGGAGATGTACCGGAAGGTCGCGGCGCGGGGTTAACGCTTCGCGCGCCGTTCGCGCGCGCGTTCGGCGGCGAAGCGGAGCGCGTTCTCGAGCCCGTCGGCCATCCGCGTGATGGAGTACTTCTGCGTCGCGGTCTGGTGGGCGTGGGCCGAGAGGCGTTCGCGCAGGGGCTTGTCGGTGAAGAGGCGGCGGAGCGCTTCGACGAGTGCGTCGAGTGAGCCGTGGGTGTAGGTGAGCCCGTTGCGCTCGTGCTCGAGTGCTTCGATCTCGGGGTTCTGGGTCTCGATGCGATCCGAGGTGACGACGGGGAGGCCGTAGCCCATGGCGTGCAGGATGCTGAGGCCGATGTTCTGGGGGTAGCAGAAGCAGTCGGCGGCCATGAACCACGGGGCGATGCGTTCTTCCTCGTAGATGGCGCCCAGGAAGCGCGCCCGATCGCCGAGGTTGAGGGTGGCGGCGAGTTCGCGGAGCCGCTCGTCCTCGGGGCCTGCGCCGATGATGACGGCGGTGGAGGTTGGGAACTCGGCGGTGAGGGCGGCGACGGCGCGGAGGAGCAGGTCGACGCGGTTCTCGGGGTAGGTGCGCGAGACGAAGAGGACGACGGGGGCGTCGCCGAGGTTCTGTTCGCGCCGGAAGGCGGCGATGCGCGAGGGGTCCTCGATATAGGGCTGGCGGGCGGCCTGGATGGGGGCCTGGTCGAGCGAGTTGAGTGCGACGAAGACGCGTTCGGGGGCGACGCCGGAGTCGATGTACTGCTGGGCGACGGACTCGCTGTAGAGGGCGATCGCGTCGGCGAGACCGACGACCTTGCGCCGGATCCATTTGCGGTGGGGGGCTTCGCGTTTGGAGTAGCCGTGGCCCCAGAGGACGGTTCCGATGCCGGCGCGGCGCGCCTTGAGGAGGGAGGGGATGAGGGAGAGGAAGCGAGTGTTCCAGGCGACGGTGGTGGCGTCGAGGGCGCCGGGCTGGAGCTTGCGGAGGAAGACGGAGTCCCACATGAAGTTCTTGTAGACGACGCGCATCTCGCGGAACTCGGCGTCGAGGTCGGGGGCGTCGACGTTGGGGAGGGCCATCTTGCCGTAGAGGACCTTGAGTTGGACCCCGGGCCGGTTGGAGAGCTCTCGGTAGCAGGGGACCCGGAACTTGGGCATCGCGGACTGCTGGAGCATGAACCGGAGGGGCCTGGCGGCGGGGTCGGCGCCGGCGCTGGGCCCGGCGCTGGTCTGATTGGTCCGGGCGATGTCTTGGGTCCGGGTGGGCATGTGTCGAGTATAGAGGGCGGGCCCGAACGCCCGGCGCGTCGGGGTCGTACGCTGGTGTGAGCTGGACCAAAGGAGCGGATGCGGCATGAGATTTCCGGACTTTCTGATCATCGGCGCGATGAAGTCGGGGACCACGACGCTGTATCGCGACCTGCAGACGAACCCGTCGATCTTCATGCCCGAGGACAAGGAGCCCCACTCGCTGTGCGACGACGCGGTGCTCACGCCGGCGGGTCGCGAGGCGTACGCGCGTCTGTTCAGGCCTGCGCGCGAGGACCAGTTGTGCGGCGAGGCGTCGACGGGGTACACGAAGCTGCCGGACTATCCCGGGGTGGTGGGTCGTGCGGCGGCGACGCTGCCCGGGCACGCGAAGTTCATCTATGTGGTGCGCGACCCGATCGCGCGTCTGGTGAGCCATCATCACCACGCGCTGACGGAGGGTCGGTGCTCGTCGTCGATCGAGGAGGCGCTGCGGGAGCTTCCGGAGTTGATCGAGTACTCGAGGTACTGGACGCAGGTGCGGCCCTGGGTGGATCGCTTCGGCGCGGAGCGCGTGCGCGTGGTGGTGTTCGAGTCGATGGTGAAGGACCGGGTGGGGGCCTGCGTGTCGCTGTGCGAGTGGCTGGGGGTGAGGGCTCGCCCCGAGCTTGTCGATCCGGGGACGGTGCACAACGCGAGCGAGCGGAAGCCGGTGCTGACCGGGGGGTGGCGGGCGTTGCAGCAGTCGTGGGTGTACCAGAGGGCGTTGCGTCCGGTGCTGTCTCACACGGTGCGTCGGACGCTGCGAGAATCGCTGCTTCCGAAGGCGCCGGAGCGTCCGGGGGGGCCGAGCGAGGGGGTGCTGGAGCGTCTGAGGGCGGAGTTCGCGCCGGAGGTGCGGGAATTGCGGCGTATCGTGGGGGGTTCGGGCGAAGAGTGGTTGTCGAAGTACGACGGGGGCTGAGACCCGGAGACTCGTGGTATGCCGCGGCGTGAGTCGCGGCGGGAAGGCCGAAGATGTCGACGAAGATGCTTGCCGCGATCCTGGGGATCATGTCCGTCGCGATTCTCGCGAAGATGATGATGGACCACCTGCGTGGTCGTCACCCGCTGATGTCGCTGAGGAACTTCGCGCTGCTGGGGCTGGTGCTTTTCCAGAGCGCGAGCGGGATGACGCACCTGTGGGTGGGTGACTACCGGAAGTACCCGGTGTATCAGCCGGAGGAGTCTGGCCTGACCTTCCTGCTGATGCTGACGGTGTTCACGGTGCTGTTTTTCGTGTTTTACAAGTGGGGTTGGCCTTCGCGGACGCTGGCGAAGTGGACGCCGAAGTCGACGGCGGTGCCACCGGACAGCGTGCTGATCATCATGGCGTGCGTGTTCACGGTGGTGGCGGGTGTTCTGCGCGTCGGGGTGAATGTGCCGCTGATCGGCATTCTGGCGTCGCTGCTGGGTCTGGGTTTCGCGGCGATCGCGTGCGGGCTGGCGGGCTGGGTGTGGGGCAAGCAGCTGTGGAACCCGATGCTCGCGGGCATCGCGGGCGGGGTGTTCCTGGTGAACGCGCTGGTGGCGATCACGGGCGAGTTCGGTCGTCGGAACCTGGTGGCGGTTGGGGCGGCGTTGCTGTGGGGGATGTTCCACAGCCGGCTGAAGCACCTGCCGCCCATGAAGAGCCTGCAGATCATGGGCGCGCTGGCGGTGCCCCCGGTGATCATCGTGGCGATGTTCACGGCGGTGCGCACGGCGGGCGATTTCAGCCGCTCGGCGACGCAGCACGTGCAGGCGATGACGCAGGGGAGTCTGAAGACGGGCATGGTGGACCTGCTGTCGGGTCAGGGCACGGCGGCGGCGTCGCTGTTCGTGATCGAGCGGTACCCGGCGGTGCACCAGGGCGGGTTCCTGCAGTCGGCGATGTACTCGTTCGCGGCGCCGATCCCGCGGGCGTGGTGGACGACGAAGCCGATGCCCCTGAGCACGGAGATCGCGTCGAAGGCGGACATCCCCGGGGTGACGCACGATCGCATCACGCTTCCGCCCGGGATCATCGGGTACGCGCGCGCCGAGGGGAACTGGATCGCGGTGGTGTTCTACGCGTTCTTCTTCGCGGCGCTGATCCGGTACTTCGATCAGTTGTCCTGGCTGTCGGTGAGCCCGCTGGTGATCATGCCGATCGGCGCGCAGCTTGGGCAGATCCTCGGGTTGTTCCGTGGCGACCCGGGGCTGTTCATGAGCGCGTACATGATGACCTTCGCGATGTCCTACGGGATCTGCGTGGTGCTCGCGAAGGTGCTGGAGCGGACGGGCGCGCCGAAGTTCGCGTACGAGCAGACGCCGGACCCTGCCCTGGAAGAGGCGGAGCCCGGCGTTGCGTACGGTGACTGAGGTGTTCGAACGGGAGATCGAGCGCGGTCAGCCGCCTCGACGGACCTGCGCGCCGGTGCGCACGACGCCTGCGCCCTGCAGGATCGTCTGGAGGACGCCGACCCGGTAGCCCATGGACTCGGCGCGAGCGCGGAAGTCGCGGTACTCGCGCGCCGACCACCCGCCGCCGACCATGAGGGCGACGACCTCGGAGCCGGGGTTGACCGCCTGATAGACATCGAGGGGGGGCAGGGTGTCGATGGTGAAGCGGCCGCCGGTCTGGGCCGATCGGCTGGAGCAGGCGACGATGGTGGGCGCTTCGGCGACCATGGGGCCGGCGGGCAGGAGTCGCTCGGTGGAGATGGTGATGCCTCGGAGGTCGCTGCGGCTGTTGAGGTAGGTCAGCAGGTCGAGGGTGATGCCCCGGTCGCGCGGGCCGGCCTCGCGATGGGGGGGCAGGTTGACGTTGGGGGGCATATCGCGTGTGTTGAGGAGCGAGCTGGCGGCGTCGAGGCCCACGGCGTGGAAGCCGAGGTCCTTGATCTGCTTGATGGTGTCGCCCACGAATGCGAAGTCCTCGCGGGTGAGGAAGCGGTGGTCGGGGTTGGCGGCGGTGCCGAAGTTGGGCGCGTAGACGCCGCCGAGCCAGAAGCCGAAGGTGACGCCCCGATCGTTCCACTTGCGGACGAAGGCGGGCCAGGAGGCGCGCATGGCGGGGGTCTGTGTCTCCGGGGTGAACCAGGACATGACGCGCGCGGAGAGGTGGGTGGGGTCGTCGCTCTGGACGTGGGCGCCGCTCCAGAACCAGAACCAGATGTCCTTGAAGCCGGCGTCGGCGAGGTCCTGGATGTAGGGGTCGAGGACGTCCCAGCCGCGGTTGGGGAAGTCGCCCATGCGGGTGTTCCAGCCGCGCGGGTTGTTGCGTCGCTCGGCCTCGGTGGTGGGCGGGTAGGCGATGAAGACAGCGGCGAAGGCGTCGGTTCTGGCGTCGTATTTGGCGGGGAAGGTGATGAGGTCGCGTCGGCGTGTTGGGCCGTGCTGGACGAGGTAGGGCGCTTCGCGCGCCGAGGGCAGGTTGATGATCTCGTCGGGGTCGTGGCTGGAGGACGAGCCCATGCGGTCGTTGATGCGTGCGGCGCGTGCGATGTCTTCGTCGCAGTCGCCCAGCGGGCACGCGCAGGCCGACGCGAGGAGGCATGCCCCTGCGAGGAACGAGGTGACGAATGAGTAACGCGGCATGCGGGTGCTCCTGAGTTCGAGTAGCCACGCGAGCGTCGAAGCGATGGCGCGGCGAGCGGGTTGCCAGAGAGAGTGTCGTCGCATCGTCATCGTGGGTTTGCTCGGGAGGGGGACAGCGTCGAGAGCGGGCGCAGCTGGCGCGAGTCGGGGCCCTCGGGGGGGCGAGCGGGGTGTGCCGGGCG from Phycisphaeraceae bacterium carries:
- the sat gene encoding sulfate adenylyltransferase, which translates into the protein MHGLIEPHGGTLVNRVATGDKLASLKKEASSLPRIDLSMKQSCDLEMIGVGAFSPLTGFMGEADFTSVCRDMRLASGDVWPIPILLSVDKSKAPAAGSRVALYAPNGVLQGVMTVTEVYAHDKKLEIPNVFRTDDDAHPGVAQVKKEGDVCLGGPVEVVEVCVDPKGPEAFLDHRLTPHQTREQFAKRGWKTVAAFQTRNPIHRAHEYLCKVAQEICDGLLIHPLVGETKEGDIPANVRMECYQVLIEKYFVPERTMLSVMPAAMRYAGPREAILHAIVRKNYGCTHFIVGRDHAGVGNYYGTYDAQQIFDTVNMDNLKIIPLKFEHSAYSKLAQGMVTSKSFPKIEGDQVFLSGTKVRDMLAAGQRPPVEFSRPEVADVLIRWATGKN
- a CDS encoding FkbM family methyltransferase, producing MHATATRRHPLITRLARTLGISRLRASLRHRHLDEVIAKGSHTVLIDDKPVEFLVSTRREAIRVVNAVGEQAHIESVTRFLRAGDVFWDIGANIGMFTCAAAALHPDAQVHAFEPEPRTASRIRENIARNKLANASVHEVALSDSEGSFDFIVAGELGSGTNSLVKGHANSPESKQSTVTVRVCTPADYARERALAPPTVVKCDVEGAEAGVIRGLMPWIQQRAIRRLDVEFHLSTLESQGESAADLEREILARGYRAETRHQRGDTLNITFLPA
- a CDS encoding glycosyltransferase; amino-acid sequence: MRVVHYLDRIRLELGGVVRAVLDLAAATARAGDDVTVLTHDGSDVPGEWRGGGPGVPRVVTVASPALPGGWFAPWQMGAVRSALRGADAAHVHAMWTPSNTQVAGAARREGVGYVLTPHGMLDDWSMSQRRAKKKVYLALGGRGMLERAGAVHCTASAEATQARAWFRNPRVEVAPVLFDLGPYRELPGVGASARAFPFLETGRPVLVFLSRLHEKKRPDLLLDAAGLLREGGVSVEVAIAGTGDAALEESLRAQIKRLGLEGSAHLLGMVKGVEKVSLLERGDVFVLPTSQENFGIAIVEAMACGTPVITTKGVDIWPELEGSGGAVIVDRVDAPTLAREVRALLEDGARRASMGARAREWALRELDEGAVVERYREMYRKVAARG
- a CDS encoding glycosyltransferase family 4 protein codes for the protein MPTRTQDIARTNQTSAGPSAGADPAARPLRFMLQQSAMPKFRVPCYRELSNRPGVQLKVLYGKMALPNVDAPDLDAEFREMRVVYKNFMWDSVFLRKLQPGALDATTVAWNTRFLSLIPSLLKARRAGIGTVLWGHGYSKREAPHRKWIRRKVVGLADAIALYSESVAQQYIDSGVAPERVFVALNSLDQAPIQAARQPYIEDPSRIAAFRREQNLGDAPVVLFVSRTYPENRVDLLLRAVAALTAEFPTSTAVIIGAGPEDERLRELAATLNLGDRARFLGAIYEEERIAPWFMAADCFCYPQNIGLSILHAMGYGLPVVTSDRIETQNPEIEALEHERNGLTYTHGSLDALVEALRRLFTDKPLRERLSAHAHQTATQKYSITRMADGLENALRFAAERARERRAKR
- a CDS encoding sulfotransferase, with protein sequence MRFPDFLIIGAMKSGTTTLYRDLQTNPSIFMPEDKEPHSLCDDAVLTPAGREAYARLFRPAREDQLCGEASTGYTKLPDYPGVVGRAAATLPGHAKFIYVVRDPIARLVSHHHHALTEGRCSSSIEEALRELPELIEYSRYWTQVRPWVDRFGAERVRVVVFESMVKDRVGACVSLCEWLGVRARPELVDPGTVHNASERKPVLTGGWRALQQSWVYQRALRPVLSHTVRRTLRESLLPKAPERPGGPSEGVLERLRAEFAPEVRELRRIVGGSGEEWLSKYDGG